The following coding sequences are from one Carassius auratus strain Wakin chromosome 15, ASM336829v1, whole genome shotgun sequence window:
- the LOC113114726 gene encoding T-lymphoma invasion and metastasis-inducing protein 1 isoform X2: MSVLKRSRHSKRSSDSIYDLLHLSTEQVAAFCRSLHEMNPSSEIVSSSSGPESSSLPPSNATPRQLSDADKLRKVICELVETERTYVKDLNYLIGRYLTPLQKESFLTQDELDVLFGNLPEMLEFQVEFLKTLEDGTRLVPDLEKLERVEEFKKILFSLGGSFLYYADRFKIYSAFCASHTKVPKVLVKAKTDAAFKAFLDERNPKQQHSSTLESYLIKPIQRVLKYPLLLRELHSLTDPDSEEHYHLNVAMKAMNTVASHINEMQKIHEEFGAVFDLLISEQTGDKKEVADLSMGDLLLHTSVTWINPSSSLGKCKKEPQLATFVFKTAVVFICKDYSKQKKKMGGSHRASVSGEEKDPFRFRHMIPTDALQVRTLSSTDGESAAVCEIIHVKSESEGRPERVFQLCCSSPESKKDFLKTVHSILRDKQRRQLLKTESLPLSQQYVPFGGKRLCALKGARPAMNRAVSAPTRTLGRRKLVRNRFTIDTDIVFDTEPDSDSPDSQHAQQQGVVPAGDTDRWVEEQFDLQGYEEQEQDVKETDILSDDDEFCQSALSPSTDPDVEGPLSALSLEGDTAEEEEEEEEDAKKDYKSQHAKLSHLGKQCAMSVASVDEQVPGEDIWVRRDSSTENETQDETQS, from the exons ATGTCTGTGCTCAAACGCAGCAGACACAGCAAACGCTCGTCGGACTCCATCTATGACCTCCTGCACCTG agTACGGAGCAGGTCGCAGCTTTCTGCCGCAGTCTGCACGAGATGAATCCCTCGTCTGAGATCGTCTCTTCCTCGTCCGGCCCGGAGTCTTCCTCGCTCCCTCCGAGCAACGCCACTCCACGCCAGCTCTCCGATGCCGACAAACTCCGTAAAGTCATCTGCGAACTGGTGGAGACGGAGCGCACCTACGTCAAA GATCTGAACTATTTGATCGGGCGATATTTAACCCCGCTGCAGAAGGAGTCTTTCCTCACTCAGGATGAG CTGGACGTGCTGTTCGGAAACCTCCCGGAGATGCTGGAGTTTCAGGTGGAGTTCCTGAAGACTCTGGAAGACGGAACCCGGCTGGTGCCAGACCTGGAGAAACTGGAGCGAGTGGAAGAGTTCAAG AAAATCCTGTTTTCTCTGGGCGGCTCCTTCCTGTATTACGCCGACCGCTTCAAGATCTACAGTGCTTTCTGTGCCAGCCACACCAAAGTGCCCAAAGTACTGGTCAAAG CAAAAACAGACGCGGCCTTCAAGGCGTTTCTGGACGAGCGCAACCCCAAACAGCAGCATTCGTCCACGCTGGAGTCGTACCTGATCAAACCCATCCAGAGAGTGCTGAAGTACCCTCTGCTCCTGAGAGAGCTGCACTCGCTCACAGACCCCGACAGCGAGGAGCACTACCATCTGAACG TTGCAATGAAAGCCATGAACACAGTGGCCAGTCACATCAACGAGATGCAGAAGATCCACGAGGAGTTTGGAGCCGTCTTTGACCTCCTCATCTCTGAACAGACCGGAGACAAGAAAGAG GTTGCAGACTTGTCTATGGGAGATTTACTCCTCCACACCAGCGTGACATGGATCAACCCGTCCTCCTCACTGGGAAAGTGCAAGAAAGAGCCACAGCTGGCCACATTCG TGTTCAAAACGGCCGTAGTGTTCATCTGTAAGGATTACTCCAAGCAGAAGAAGAAAATG gGTGGATCTCACAGAGCATCAGTCTCAGGTGAAGAGAAAGATCCCTTCCGTTTCCGTCACATGATCCCCACTGATGCGCTTCAGGTGCGCACACTGTCCAGTACAG ATGGAGAGAGCGCAGCCGTGTGTGAGATCATCCATGTGAAGTCTGAATCGGAGGGAAGACCAGAGAGAGTGTTTCAGCTCTGCTGCAG CTCTCCAGAGAGTAAGAAAGACTTCTTGAAGACGGTTCACTCCATCCTGAGAGATAAACAGCGTCGTCAGCTGTTGAAGACGGAGAGTCTTCCTCTCAGTCAGCAGTACGTTCCCTTCGGAGGAAAACGCTTGTGTGCCCTTAAAGGAGCCCGACCGGCCATGAACCGAGCAG TGTCTGCGCCGACTCGTACTCTGGGCCGCAGGAAACTGGTGAGGAACCGCTTCACCATCGACACGGACATTGTTTTCGACACCGAGCCCGACAGCGACTCGCCAGACTCCCAGCATGCTCAGCAGCAGGGCGTCGTTCCGGCGGGCGACACCGACCGCTGGGTGGAGGAACAGTTCGACCTTCAGGGCTACGAGGAGCAGGAACAGGATGTGAAGGAAACAGACATCCTGAGCGACGACGATGAGTTCTGCCAGTCCGCTCTGAGCCCGTCCACCGACCCGGACGTAGAGGGTCCACTTTCTGCGCTCTCGCTGGAGGGAGACACggctgaggaggaagaggaggaggaagaggatgccAAGAAGGACTACAAATCCCAGCATGCCAAGCTGTCTCATTTAGGGAAGCAGTGTGCCATGTCGGTGGCTAGTGTGGATGAGCAGGTGCCCGGTGAGGACATCTGGGTGCGACGGGACAGCAGCACAGAGAACGAGACACAGGACGAAACCCAGAGCTGA